A window of the Dioscorea cayenensis subsp. rotundata cultivar TDr96_F1 chromosome 14, TDr96_F1_v2_PseudoChromosome.rev07_lg8_w22 25.fasta, whole genome shotgun sequence genome harbors these coding sequences:
- the LOC120275771 gene encoding uncharacterized protein LOC120275771 isoform X2 yields MDYALSMIKDFPVQGTNLVEEMKELGKLCSSINMNEQQQQQQQQHQQQQQPVVVVVCPKPRRLNFSWKNPGLMVITLTSKLQVIFQTSLSARLHHHTSLVLHQFVQPILCLEMLCS; encoded by the exons ATGGATTATGCACTGAGCATGATAAAGGATTTTCCAG TACAAGGAACCAACTTGGTTGAGGAAATGAAGGAACTTGGGAAACTATGTTCTAGCATCAACATGaatgaacaacaacaacaacaacaacaacaacatcaacaacaacaacaaccagttgttgttgttgtctgtCCCAAACCAAGGAGACTTAATTTCAG tTGGAAAAATCCAGGTCTTATGGTGATTACACTGACATCAAAGTTGCAGGTGATCTTTCAGACATCCTTGTCAGCAAG GCTACACCACCATACTTCACTGGTTCTCCACCAGTTCGTTCAACCAATCCTGTGTCTCGAGATGCTCTGTTCTTGA
- the LOC120275771 gene encoding uncharacterized protein LOC120275771 isoform X1 — protein sequence MDYALSMIKDFPVQGTNLVEEMKELGKLCSSINMNEQQQQQQQQHQQQQQPVVVVVCPKPRRLNFRSYGDYTDIKVAGDLSDILVSKATPPYFTGSPPVRSTNPVSRDALFLKYKAP from the exons ATGGATTATGCACTGAGCATGATAAAGGATTTTCCAG TACAAGGAACCAACTTGGTTGAGGAAATGAAGGAACTTGGGAAACTATGTTCTAGCATCAACATGaatgaacaacaacaacaacaacaacaacaacatcaacaacaacaacaaccagttgttgttgttgtctgtCCCAAACCAAGGAGACTTAATTTCAG GTCTTATGGTGATTACACTGACATCAAAGTTGCAGGTGATCTTTCAGACATCCTTGTCAGCAAG GCTACACCACCATACTTCACTGGTTCTCCACCAGTTCGTTCAACCAATCCTGTGTCTCGAGATGCTCTGTTCTTGAAATACAAAGCACCATGA
- the LOC120275770 gene encoding putative RNA methyltransferase At5g10620: MKISCISKSPPPFSAKISKYSGQAVKALPLRILTVGKKRSPGIQLVVEEFNEKLRHYCNIHDIHIKSNPRNTSNVNAQIEAEDMNMMQQIRPEDWVVVLDEHGVDIGSEQMADLIGDAGITGSARLAFCIGGPYGHGPQVRERADVTIRLSSMVLNHQIALIVLLEQLYRAWTIIKRQKYHH; this comes from the exons ATGAAAATTTCATGCATCAGCAAGAGCCCACCTCCTTTTTCAG ccaaaatatccaaatactCAGGTCAGGCAGTG AAAGCTCTCCCTTTGCGTATACTAACAGTGGGCAAGAAGAGGTCTCCTGGGATCCAACTTGTTGTTGAAGAGTTTAATGAGAAGCTCAGACACTATTGCAACATACATGATATTCATATCAAATCTAATCCGAGGAATACCAG CAATGTTAATGCCCAGATAGAAGCAGAAGACATGAACATGATGCAGCAAATCAGGCCTGAAGATTGG GTTGTTGTGTTGGATGAGCATGGAGTGGATATTGGTTCTGAGCAAATGGCTGATCTTATTGGAGATGCTGGTATAACA GGATCAGCAAGGCTTGCATTTTGCATTGGCGGTCCATATGGCCATGGTCCTCAAGTTCGTGAGCGTGCCGACGTAACTATTAGATTATCTTCCATGGTTTTGAATCACCAAATTGCATTGATAGTGTTGTTAGAGCAACTTTATAG GGCATGGACAATTATTAAGAGGCAAAAGTACCATCACTAG